A genomic segment from Paralichthys olivaceus isolate ysfri-2021 chromosome 22, ASM2471397v2, whole genome shotgun sequence encodes:
- the LOC109634907 gene encoding sodium/potassium/calcium exchanger 2 isoform X1 has product MGSDKACMDTRERRPILGAACKRQSHRCLRKKLRPMRILGLIFSLVAISAVYLSALTRSSGGLSEPALPQESLHQSAPHRTLLFTQHQRDPNVSADIPIAMKSTANSNKSQGDYPPDAFTLEERRQGAVALHMFGMIYMFIALAIVCDEFFVPALTVITEKLTISDDVAGATFMAAGGSAPELFTSIIGVFISHSNVGIGTIVGSAVFNILFVIGMCAIFSKEILNLTWWPLFRDVSFYILDLILLIIFFLDNIISMWESITLLSGYAAYVIFMKFNSNMEGFVKNCMSKNQVVEVAVQPKASPGAPEDDGKLSARPRLQRGGSSASLHNSLMRNSIFQLMIHTLDPLSEEFADSELGTYGKLKYYHSMTEEGKFREKASILHKIAKKKCQVEDSEKANGVASRSDKNLPNSSSVEVEVTPPMNGTAGQEGETAEDEEEEDQPLSLSWPESNRKRFTYLLIIPIVLPLWLTLPDVRKPTSKKFFPITFVGAICWIAGFSYLMVWWAHQVGETIGITEEIMGLTILAAGTSIPDLITSVIVARKGLGDMAVSSSVGSNIFDITVGLPFPWLLWSFFNGLQPVQVSSNGLFCAIVLLFLMLLFVIISIAACKWRMSKLLGFIMFMLYFVFLVLSVMLEDKVISCPVSV; this is encoded by the exons ATGGGTTCAGATAAAGCCTGCATGGATACACGAGAGCGACGACCCATATTGGGTGCTGCTTGCAAGCGGCAGAGTCACCGGTGTCTGCGGAAAAAGCTGAGGCCTATGCGAATCTTGGGGTTAATTTTCAGCCTTGTGGCCATAAGTGCTGTCTACCTCAGTGCCTTGACCAGGAGCTCAGGCGGTCTCAGTGAGCCGGCGCTCCCCCAGGAGAGTCTCCACCAGTCGGCCCCCCACAGGACTCTGCTTTTCACCCAACACCAGAGGGACCCCAATGTGTCAGCCGACATTCCTATAGCCATGAAATCTACAGCAAATAGCAACAAGAGCCAGGGGGATTACCCACCCGACGCTTTCACCCTTGAGGAGCGGCGCCAAGGGGCGGTGGCCCTCCACATGTTCGGCATGATCTACATGTTCATTGCCTTAGCCATAGTGTGCGACGAGTTTTTCGTCCCGGCGCTCACAGTCATCACAGAGAAGCTGACCATTTCGGATGACGTGGCAGGCGCCACCTTCATGGCGGCGGGAGGCTCAGCCCCAGAACTCTTCACCTCCATCATCGGCGTCTTCATCTCACACAGCAACGTGGGCATCGGGACCATCGTGGGCTCGGCCGTCTTCAATATTCTCTTTGTCATTGGGATGTGCGCCATCTTCTCCAAGGAGATCCTCAACTTGACATGGTGGCCGCTCTTCCGCGACGTCTCCTTCTACATCCTGGATCTGATCTTGCTCATCATCTTCTTCCTGGATAACATCATCTCCATGTGGGAAAGTATCACTCTGCTCTCGGGCTACGCCGCCTACGTGATCTTCATGAAGTTTAACAGCAACATGGAGGGCTTCGTCAAAAATTGCATGAGCAAGAATCAAGTGGTAGAAGTAGCGGTGCAGCCCAAG GCAAGTCCCGGGGCACCAGAGGATGACGGCAAGCTGTCG GCGAGGCCTCGGCTGCAGAGGGGGGGTAGCTCTGCCTCCCTGCACAACAGCTTGATGAGGAACAGCATTTTCCAGCTCATGATTCACACATTAGACCCTCTAAGTGAAG AATTTGCTGACTCTG AGCTTGGGACTTATGGGAAACTAAAATATTATCACTCAATGACTGAGGAAG GTAAATTCCGAGAGAAGGCCTCCATCCTTCACAAGATTGCGAAGAAGAAATGCCAAGTGGAAGACAGTGAGAAGGCTAATGGAGTCGCAAGTCGTTCAG ATAAGAACCTTCCGAACAGCTCCAGCGTGGAAGTGGAAGTGACACCACCCATGAACGGAACGGCAGGGCAAGAGGGAGAGACG gcagaggatgaggaggaagaggaccaGCCTCTGAGTCTGTCCTGGCCCGAATCCAACCGCAAGCGCTTCACCTACCTCTTAATCATACCCATCGTCCTCCCCCTGTGGCTTACGCTGCCTGATGTCAGGAAAccg aCGTCAAAGAAGTTCTTCCCCATCACCTTTGTGGGTGCCATCTGCTGGATCGCAGGCTTCTCGTACCTAATGGTGTGGTGGGCTCACCAG GTTGGAGAGACCATTGGGATTACAGAAGAGATTATGGGCCTGACTATATTAGCAGCTGGAACCTCCATCCCTGACCTCATCACCAGTGTTATTGTGGCACGCAAGGGGCTGGGTGATATGGCTGTCTCCAGCTCTGTCGGCTCCAACATCTTCGACATTACCGTCGG acTGCCGTTCCCCTGGCTCCTCTGGTCCTTCTTCAACGGCCTGCAACCGGTGCAAGTCAGCTCCAACGGCCTCTTCTGTGCCATcgtgctcctcttcctcatgctTCTCTTCGTCATCATCTCCATTGCCGCGTGCAAGTGGCGCATGAGCAAGCTGCTCGGCTTCATCATGTTCATGCTGTATTTCGTCTTCCTGGTGCTCAGCGTCATGCTGGAGGACAAGGTCATTTCCTGTCCAGTGTCTGTCTGA
- the LOC109634907 gene encoding sodium/potassium/calcium exchanger 2 isoform X3, which produces MGSDKACMDTRERRPILGAACKRQSHRCLRKKLRPMRILGLIFSLVAISAVYLSALTRSSGGLSEPALPQESLHQSAPHRTLLFTQHQRDPNVSADIPIAMKSTANSNKSQGDYPPDAFTLEERRQGAVALHMFGMIYMFIALAIVCDEFFVPALTVITEKLTISDDVAGATFMAAGGSAPELFTSIIGVFISHSNVGIGTIVGSAVFNILFVIGMCAIFSKEILNLTWWPLFRDVSFYILDLILLIIFFLDNIISMWESITLLSGYAAYVIFMKFNSNMEGFVKNCMSKNQVVEVAVQPKASPGAPEDDGKLSARPRLQRGGSSASLHNSLMRNSIFQLMIHTLDPLSEEFADSGKFREKASILHKIAKKKCQVEDSEKANGVASRSDKNLPNSSSVEVEVTPPMNGTAGQEGETAEDEEEEDQPLSLSWPESNRKRFTYLLIIPIVLPLWLTLPDVRKPTSKKFFPITFVGAICWIAGFSYLMVWWAHQVGETIGITEEIMGLTILAAGTSIPDLITSVIVARKGLGDMAVSSSVGSNIFDITVGLPFPWLLWSFFNGLQPVQVSSNGLFCAIVLLFLMLLFVIISIAACKWRMSKLLGFIMFMLYFVFLVLSVMLEDKVISCPVSV; this is translated from the exons ATGGGTTCAGATAAAGCCTGCATGGATACACGAGAGCGACGACCCATATTGGGTGCTGCTTGCAAGCGGCAGAGTCACCGGTGTCTGCGGAAAAAGCTGAGGCCTATGCGAATCTTGGGGTTAATTTTCAGCCTTGTGGCCATAAGTGCTGTCTACCTCAGTGCCTTGACCAGGAGCTCAGGCGGTCTCAGTGAGCCGGCGCTCCCCCAGGAGAGTCTCCACCAGTCGGCCCCCCACAGGACTCTGCTTTTCACCCAACACCAGAGGGACCCCAATGTGTCAGCCGACATTCCTATAGCCATGAAATCTACAGCAAATAGCAACAAGAGCCAGGGGGATTACCCACCCGACGCTTTCACCCTTGAGGAGCGGCGCCAAGGGGCGGTGGCCCTCCACATGTTCGGCATGATCTACATGTTCATTGCCTTAGCCATAGTGTGCGACGAGTTTTTCGTCCCGGCGCTCACAGTCATCACAGAGAAGCTGACCATTTCGGATGACGTGGCAGGCGCCACCTTCATGGCGGCGGGAGGCTCAGCCCCAGAACTCTTCACCTCCATCATCGGCGTCTTCATCTCACACAGCAACGTGGGCATCGGGACCATCGTGGGCTCGGCCGTCTTCAATATTCTCTTTGTCATTGGGATGTGCGCCATCTTCTCCAAGGAGATCCTCAACTTGACATGGTGGCCGCTCTTCCGCGACGTCTCCTTCTACATCCTGGATCTGATCTTGCTCATCATCTTCTTCCTGGATAACATCATCTCCATGTGGGAAAGTATCACTCTGCTCTCGGGCTACGCCGCCTACGTGATCTTCATGAAGTTTAACAGCAACATGGAGGGCTTCGTCAAAAATTGCATGAGCAAGAATCAAGTGGTAGAAGTAGCGGTGCAGCCCAAG GCAAGTCCCGGGGCACCAGAGGATGACGGCAAGCTGTCG GCGAGGCCTCGGCTGCAGAGGGGGGGTAGCTCTGCCTCCCTGCACAACAGCTTGATGAGGAACAGCATTTTCCAGCTCATGATTCACACATTAGACCCTCTAAGTGAAG AATTTGCTGACTCTG GTAAATTCCGAGAGAAGGCCTCCATCCTTCACAAGATTGCGAAGAAGAAATGCCAAGTGGAAGACAGTGAGAAGGCTAATGGAGTCGCAAGTCGTTCAG ATAAGAACCTTCCGAACAGCTCCAGCGTGGAAGTGGAAGTGACACCACCCATGAACGGAACGGCAGGGCAAGAGGGAGAGACG gcagaggatgaggaggaagaggaccaGCCTCTGAGTCTGTCCTGGCCCGAATCCAACCGCAAGCGCTTCACCTACCTCTTAATCATACCCATCGTCCTCCCCCTGTGGCTTACGCTGCCTGATGTCAGGAAAccg aCGTCAAAGAAGTTCTTCCCCATCACCTTTGTGGGTGCCATCTGCTGGATCGCAGGCTTCTCGTACCTAATGGTGTGGTGGGCTCACCAG GTTGGAGAGACCATTGGGATTACAGAAGAGATTATGGGCCTGACTATATTAGCAGCTGGAACCTCCATCCCTGACCTCATCACCAGTGTTATTGTGGCACGCAAGGGGCTGGGTGATATGGCTGTCTCCAGCTCTGTCGGCTCCAACATCTTCGACATTACCGTCGG acTGCCGTTCCCCTGGCTCCTCTGGTCCTTCTTCAACGGCCTGCAACCGGTGCAAGTCAGCTCCAACGGCCTCTTCTGTGCCATcgtgctcctcttcctcatgctTCTCTTCGTCATCATCTCCATTGCCGCGTGCAAGTGGCGCATGAGCAAGCTGCTCGGCTTCATCATGTTCATGCTGTATTTCGTCTTCCTGGTGCTCAGCGTCATGCTGGAGGACAAGGTCATTTCCTGTCCAGTGTCTGTCTGA
- the LOC109634907 gene encoding sodium/potassium/calcium exchanger 2 isoform X4, producing the protein MGSDKACMDTRERRPILGAACKRQSHRCLRKKLRPMRILGLIFSLVAISAVYLSALTRSSGGLSEPALPQESLHQSAPHRTLLFTQHQRDPNVSADIPIAMKSTANSNKSQGDYPPDAFTLEERRQGAVALHMFGMIYMFIALAIVCDEFFVPALTVITEKLTISDDVAGATFMAAGGSAPELFTSIIGVFISHSNVGIGTIVGSAVFNILFVIGMCAIFSKEILNLTWWPLFRDVSFYILDLILLIIFFLDNIISMWESITLLSGYAAYVIFMKFNSNMEGFVKNCMSKNQVVEVAVQPKASPGAPEDDGKLSARPRLQRGGSSASLHNSLMRNSIFQLMIHTLDPLSEGKFREKASILHKIAKKKCQVEDSEKANGVASRSDKNLPNSSSVEVEVTPPMNGTAGQEGETAEDEEEEDQPLSLSWPESNRKRFTYLLIIPIVLPLWLTLPDVRKPTSKKFFPITFVGAICWIAGFSYLMVWWAHQVGETIGITEEIMGLTILAAGTSIPDLITSVIVARKGLGDMAVSSSVGSNIFDITVGLPFPWLLWSFFNGLQPVQVSSNGLFCAIVLLFLMLLFVIISIAACKWRMSKLLGFIMFMLYFVFLVLSVMLEDKVISCPVSV; encoded by the exons ATGGGTTCAGATAAAGCCTGCATGGATACACGAGAGCGACGACCCATATTGGGTGCTGCTTGCAAGCGGCAGAGTCACCGGTGTCTGCGGAAAAAGCTGAGGCCTATGCGAATCTTGGGGTTAATTTTCAGCCTTGTGGCCATAAGTGCTGTCTACCTCAGTGCCTTGACCAGGAGCTCAGGCGGTCTCAGTGAGCCGGCGCTCCCCCAGGAGAGTCTCCACCAGTCGGCCCCCCACAGGACTCTGCTTTTCACCCAACACCAGAGGGACCCCAATGTGTCAGCCGACATTCCTATAGCCATGAAATCTACAGCAAATAGCAACAAGAGCCAGGGGGATTACCCACCCGACGCTTTCACCCTTGAGGAGCGGCGCCAAGGGGCGGTGGCCCTCCACATGTTCGGCATGATCTACATGTTCATTGCCTTAGCCATAGTGTGCGACGAGTTTTTCGTCCCGGCGCTCACAGTCATCACAGAGAAGCTGACCATTTCGGATGACGTGGCAGGCGCCACCTTCATGGCGGCGGGAGGCTCAGCCCCAGAACTCTTCACCTCCATCATCGGCGTCTTCATCTCACACAGCAACGTGGGCATCGGGACCATCGTGGGCTCGGCCGTCTTCAATATTCTCTTTGTCATTGGGATGTGCGCCATCTTCTCCAAGGAGATCCTCAACTTGACATGGTGGCCGCTCTTCCGCGACGTCTCCTTCTACATCCTGGATCTGATCTTGCTCATCATCTTCTTCCTGGATAACATCATCTCCATGTGGGAAAGTATCACTCTGCTCTCGGGCTACGCCGCCTACGTGATCTTCATGAAGTTTAACAGCAACATGGAGGGCTTCGTCAAAAATTGCATGAGCAAGAATCAAGTGGTAGAAGTAGCGGTGCAGCCCAAG GCAAGTCCCGGGGCACCAGAGGATGACGGCAAGCTGTCG GCGAGGCCTCGGCTGCAGAGGGGGGGTAGCTCTGCCTCCCTGCACAACAGCTTGATGAGGAACAGCATTTTCCAGCTCATGATTCACACATTAGACCCTCTAAGTGAAG GTAAATTCCGAGAGAAGGCCTCCATCCTTCACAAGATTGCGAAGAAGAAATGCCAAGTGGAAGACAGTGAGAAGGCTAATGGAGTCGCAAGTCGTTCAG ATAAGAACCTTCCGAACAGCTCCAGCGTGGAAGTGGAAGTGACACCACCCATGAACGGAACGGCAGGGCAAGAGGGAGAGACG gcagaggatgaggaggaagaggaccaGCCTCTGAGTCTGTCCTGGCCCGAATCCAACCGCAAGCGCTTCACCTACCTCTTAATCATACCCATCGTCCTCCCCCTGTGGCTTACGCTGCCTGATGTCAGGAAAccg aCGTCAAAGAAGTTCTTCCCCATCACCTTTGTGGGTGCCATCTGCTGGATCGCAGGCTTCTCGTACCTAATGGTGTGGTGGGCTCACCAG GTTGGAGAGACCATTGGGATTACAGAAGAGATTATGGGCCTGACTATATTAGCAGCTGGAACCTCCATCCCTGACCTCATCACCAGTGTTATTGTGGCACGCAAGGGGCTGGGTGATATGGCTGTCTCCAGCTCTGTCGGCTCCAACATCTTCGACATTACCGTCGG acTGCCGTTCCCCTGGCTCCTCTGGTCCTTCTTCAACGGCCTGCAACCGGTGCAAGTCAGCTCCAACGGCCTCTTCTGTGCCATcgtgctcctcttcctcatgctTCTCTTCGTCATCATCTCCATTGCCGCGTGCAAGTGGCGCATGAGCAAGCTGCTCGGCTTCATCATGTTCATGCTGTATTTCGTCTTCCTGGTGCTCAGCGTCATGCTGGAGGACAAGGTCATTTCCTGTCCAGTGTCTGTCTGA
- the LOC109634907 gene encoding sodium/potassium/calcium exchanger 2 isoform X2: MGSDKACMDTRERRPILGAACKRQSHRCLRKKLRPMRILGLIFSLVAISAVYLSALTRSSGGLSEPALPQESLHQSAPHRTLLFTQHQRDPNVSADIPIAMKSTANSNKSQGDYPPDAFTLEERRQGAVALHMFGMIYMFIALAIVCDEFFVPALTVITEKLTISDDVAGATFMAAGGSAPELFTSIIGVFISHSNVGIGTIVGSAVFNILFVIGMCAIFSKEILNLTWWPLFRDVSFYILDLILLIIFFLDNIISMWESITLLSGYAAYVIFMKFNSNMEGFVKNCMSKNQVVEVAVQPKARPRLQRGGSSASLHNSLMRNSIFQLMIHTLDPLSEEFADSELGTYGKLKYYHSMTEEGKFREKASILHKIAKKKCQVEDSEKANGVASRSDKNLPNSSSVEVEVTPPMNGTAGQEGETAEDEEEEDQPLSLSWPESNRKRFTYLLIIPIVLPLWLTLPDVRKPTSKKFFPITFVGAICWIAGFSYLMVWWAHQVGETIGITEEIMGLTILAAGTSIPDLITSVIVARKGLGDMAVSSSVGSNIFDITVGLPFPWLLWSFFNGLQPVQVSSNGLFCAIVLLFLMLLFVIISIAACKWRMSKLLGFIMFMLYFVFLVLSVMLEDKVISCPVSV, translated from the exons ATGGGTTCAGATAAAGCCTGCATGGATACACGAGAGCGACGACCCATATTGGGTGCTGCTTGCAAGCGGCAGAGTCACCGGTGTCTGCGGAAAAAGCTGAGGCCTATGCGAATCTTGGGGTTAATTTTCAGCCTTGTGGCCATAAGTGCTGTCTACCTCAGTGCCTTGACCAGGAGCTCAGGCGGTCTCAGTGAGCCGGCGCTCCCCCAGGAGAGTCTCCACCAGTCGGCCCCCCACAGGACTCTGCTTTTCACCCAACACCAGAGGGACCCCAATGTGTCAGCCGACATTCCTATAGCCATGAAATCTACAGCAAATAGCAACAAGAGCCAGGGGGATTACCCACCCGACGCTTTCACCCTTGAGGAGCGGCGCCAAGGGGCGGTGGCCCTCCACATGTTCGGCATGATCTACATGTTCATTGCCTTAGCCATAGTGTGCGACGAGTTTTTCGTCCCGGCGCTCACAGTCATCACAGAGAAGCTGACCATTTCGGATGACGTGGCAGGCGCCACCTTCATGGCGGCGGGAGGCTCAGCCCCAGAACTCTTCACCTCCATCATCGGCGTCTTCATCTCACACAGCAACGTGGGCATCGGGACCATCGTGGGCTCGGCCGTCTTCAATATTCTCTTTGTCATTGGGATGTGCGCCATCTTCTCCAAGGAGATCCTCAACTTGACATGGTGGCCGCTCTTCCGCGACGTCTCCTTCTACATCCTGGATCTGATCTTGCTCATCATCTTCTTCCTGGATAACATCATCTCCATGTGGGAAAGTATCACTCTGCTCTCGGGCTACGCCGCCTACGTGATCTTCATGAAGTTTAACAGCAACATGGAGGGCTTCGTCAAAAATTGCATGAGCAAGAATCAAGTGGTAGAAGTAGCGGTGCAGCCCAAG GCGAGGCCTCGGCTGCAGAGGGGGGGTAGCTCTGCCTCCCTGCACAACAGCTTGATGAGGAACAGCATTTTCCAGCTCATGATTCACACATTAGACCCTCTAAGTGAAG AATTTGCTGACTCTG AGCTTGGGACTTATGGGAAACTAAAATATTATCACTCAATGACTGAGGAAG GTAAATTCCGAGAGAAGGCCTCCATCCTTCACAAGATTGCGAAGAAGAAATGCCAAGTGGAAGACAGTGAGAAGGCTAATGGAGTCGCAAGTCGTTCAG ATAAGAACCTTCCGAACAGCTCCAGCGTGGAAGTGGAAGTGACACCACCCATGAACGGAACGGCAGGGCAAGAGGGAGAGACG gcagaggatgaggaggaagaggaccaGCCTCTGAGTCTGTCCTGGCCCGAATCCAACCGCAAGCGCTTCACCTACCTCTTAATCATACCCATCGTCCTCCCCCTGTGGCTTACGCTGCCTGATGTCAGGAAAccg aCGTCAAAGAAGTTCTTCCCCATCACCTTTGTGGGTGCCATCTGCTGGATCGCAGGCTTCTCGTACCTAATGGTGTGGTGGGCTCACCAG GTTGGAGAGACCATTGGGATTACAGAAGAGATTATGGGCCTGACTATATTAGCAGCTGGAACCTCCATCCCTGACCTCATCACCAGTGTTATTGTGGCACGCAAGGGGCTGGGTGATATGGCTGTCTCCAGCTCTGTCGGCTCCAACATCTTCGACATTACCGTCGG acTGCCGTTCCCCTGGCTCCTCTGGTCCTTCTTCAACGGCCTGCAACCGGTGCAAGTCAGCTCCAACGGCCTCTTCTGTGCCATcgtgctcctcttcctcatgctTCTCTTCGTCATCATCTCCATTGCCGCGTGCAAGTGGCGCATGAGCAAGCTGCTCGGCTTCATCATGTTCATGCTGTATTTCGTCTTCCTGGTGCTCAGCGTCATGCTGGAGGACAAGGTCATTTCCTGTCCAGTGTCTGTCTGA
- the LOC109634907 gene encoding sodium/potassium/calcium exchanger 2 isoform X6, with the protein MGSDKACMDTRERRPILGAACKRQSHRCLRKKLRPMRILGLIFSLVAISAVYLSALTRSSGGLSEPALPQESLHQSAPHRTLLFTQHQRDPNVSADIPIAMKSTANSNKSQGDYPPDAFTLEERRQGAVALHMFGMIYMFIALAIVCDEFFVPALTVITEKLTISDDVAGATFMAAGGSAPELFTSIIGVFISHSNVGIGTIVGSAVFNILFVIGMCAIFSKEILNLTWWPLFRDVSFYILDLILLIIFFLDNIISMWESITLLSGYAAYVIFMKFNSNMEGFVKNCMSKNQVVEVAVQPKARPRLQRGGSSASLHNSLMRNSIFQLMIHTLDPLSEGKFREKASILHKIAKKKCQVEDSEKANGVASRSDKNLPNSSSVEVEVTPPMNGTAGQEGETAEDEEEEDQPLSLSWPESNRKRFTYLLIIPIVLPLWLTLPDVRKPTSKKFFPITFVGAICWIAGFSYLMVWWAHQVGETIGITEEIMGLTILAAGTSIPDLITSVIVARKGLGDMAVSSSVGSNIFDITVGLPFPWLLWSFFNGLQPVQVSSNGLFCAIVLLFLMLLFVIISIAACKWRMSKLLGFIMFMLYFVFLVLSVMLEDKVISCPVSV; encoded by the exons ATGGGTTCAGATAAAGCCTGCATGGATACACGAGAGCGACGACCCATATTGGGTGCTGCTTGCAAGCGGCAGAGTCACCGGTGTCTGCGGAAAAAGCTGAGGCCTATGCGAATCTTGGGGTTAATTTTCAGCCTTGTGGCCATAAGTGCTGTCTACCTCAGTGCCTTGACCAGGAGCTCAGGCGGTCTCAGTGAGCCGGCGCTCCCCCAGGAGAGTCTCCACCAGTCGGCCCCCCACAGGACTCTGCTTTTCACCCAACACCAGAGGGACCCCAATGTGTCAGCCGACATTCCTATAGCCATGAAATCTACAGCAAATAGCAACAAGAGCCAGGGGGATTACCCACCCGACGCTTTCACCCTTGAGGAGCGGCGCCAAGGGGCGGTGGCCCTCCACATGTTCGGCATGATCTACATGTTCATTGCCTTAGCCATAGTGTGCGACGAGTTTTTCGTCCCGGCGCTCACAGTCATCACAGAGAAGCTGACCATTTCGGATGACGTGGCAGGCGCCACCTTCATGGCGGCGGGAGGCTCAGCCCCAGAACTCTTCACCTCCATCATCGGCGTCTTCATCTCACACAGCAACGTGGGCATCGGGACCATCGTGGGCTCGGCCGTCTTCAATATTCTCTTTGTCATTGGGATGTGCGCCATCTTCTCCAAGGAGATCCTCAACTTGACATGGTGGCCGCTCTTCCGCGACGTCTCCTTCTACATCCTGGATCTGATCTTGCTCATCATCTTCTTCCTGGATAACATCATCTCCATGTGGGAAAGTATCACTCTGCTCTCGGGCTACGCCGCCTACGTGATCTTCATGAAGTTTAACAGCAACATGGAGGGCTTCGTCAAAAATTGCATGAGCAAGAATCAAGTGGTAGAAGTAGCGGTGCAGCCCAAG GCGAGGCCTCGGCTGCAGAGGGGGGGTAGCTCTGCCTCCCTGCACAACAGCTTGATGAGGAACAGCATTTTCCAGCTCATGATTCACACATTAGACCCTCTAAGTGAAG GTAAATTCCGAGAGAAGGCCTCCATCCTTCACAAGATTGCGAAGAAGAAATGCCAAGTGGAAGACAGTGAGAAGGCTAATGGAGTCGCAAGTCGTTCAG ATAAGAACCTTCCGAACAGCTCCAGCGTGGAAGTGGAAGTGACACCACCCATGAACGGAACGGCAGGGCAAGAGGGAGAGACG gcagaggatgaggaggaagaggaccaGCCTCTGAGTCTGTCCTGGCCCGAATCCAACCGCAAGCGCTTCACCTACCTCTTAATCATACCCATCGTCCTCCCCCTGTGGCTTACGCTGCCTGATGTCAGGAAAccg aCGTCAAAGAAGTTCTTCCCCATCACCTTTGTGGGTGCCATCTGCTGGATCGCAGGCTTCTCGTACCTAATGGTGTGGTGGGCTCACCAG GTTGGAGAGACCATTGGGATTACAGAAGAGATTATGGGCCTGACTATATTAGCAGCTGGAACCTCCATCCCTGACCTCATCACCAGTGTTATTGTGGCACGCAAGGGGCTGGGTGATATGGCTGTCTCCAGCTCTGTCGGCTCCAACATCTTCGACATTACCGTCGG acTGCCGTTCCCCTGGCTCCTCTGGTCCTTCTTCAACGGCCTGCAACCGGTGCAAGTCAGCTCCAACGGCCTCTTCTGTGCCATcgtgctcctcttcctcatgctTCTCTTCGTCATCATCTCCATTGCCGCGTGCAAGTGGCGCATGAGCAAGCTGCTCGGCTTCATCATGTTCATGCTGTATTTCGTCTTCCTGGTGCTCAGCGTCATGCTGGAGGACAAGGTCATTTCCTGTCCAGTGTCTGTCTGA